The Streptomyces racemochromogenes DNA segment TAAATGATCTCCGAGCTGCCTCGGGCAGGCTCCGTGGTCGTGTAGCCCGCTGGCCTATCTGGCGAGGGTGAGGTTGTGCATCCGGGCGATGCCGAGCATGGCGTGGTGGACGCCGTCGCCTTTGAGGCGGCAGTCGCGGAGGATCTTCCAGGTCTTCATACGGGCGAAGACGTGCTCGACGCGGGCCCGGACCTGCTTGTGGGACTTGTTGTGCTCTTCTTTCCAGTCCGGCAGTTCGGTCTGGCCGCGCCCGCGGCGGTGCGGGATGACGAGTCCGGTGCCCGGGTAGCCACCGTCGGCGATCGTGAGGGTCTTGCCGACGGCGGCCTTGGCGCCGGATTCTTCCTACGCTTTGCAGTCGTTGCGGTTTCCGGCGAGCGGCCGGCCGACCACGACGACCCGGCGGGTGTCAGCGTCGATGACGACCTGGTGGTTGGTGGAGTACCGGTAGTTCTTCGACCGTTCGGCGATGGTGTGGTCCCGTGGACCTCGACCGAGGAGCACCCCCGGTTCGCGCTGCGGACCACCGGCGACGGGGCGACGGACGTCATCGGCTTCGGCCCCCACGGCGTCGTCGTCGCACGCGGCCTCGGCGACGGCACCTTCGAGCCCTCGAAGCTCGTCCTGAACGACTTCGGCACCGCCCAGGGATGGACGCCCGAGAAGCACCTCCGCTTCCTCGCCGACGTCACCGGCGACGGCAACCCCGACATCATCGGCTTCGGCGACGAGGGGGTCTGGATGGCGCACAACCTCGGCGACGGCCGCTTCGAACAGGCCCAACTGGTCTGCCGCGGCTTCGGGTACGACGACGACGCCGGCGCCTGGCGCGTCGGCCACCACCCCCGTTTCCTCGCCGACGTCACCGGCGACGGGCGCGTCGACATCGTCGGCTTCGGAGGTCCGGGCGTGTACGTGGCCCGCAACCTCTACCGCCGCTTCCGGACCCGCTGACCGGGTGCGTGGGCCGGGGCCTGCCGTACGCGCGAGGCCCCGGGACCGCCCACCACCGGGGCCCGTCAGGCGGGGTCACAGTCGGATCGCCAGGTCCCGGACGCCGGCCACGGCGAGCCGGCTGCCGCGTCGGCAGACCAGTGAGCGTGTGCGGAACGAATTTCCGGACGCCGCGGGAGCGAAGCTGCCCATCGTGCTGACCGCGGTCGACGCCCTGACGCCGAGCGTGGCGGCGAACGTGGACCGCTACGCCCGTCGACTGTCATCCGTCGACGCCGCCGCCGGCGTCGACACCTTCACCGGCTCCTACCGCGACAGCCACCGGATCGTCCCGCCGCGGCCGGCCCACCACCTGTTCGCCGGTGACGGGGCGCTGCTCCTGGACGTACGCATGCCCCCGAGTATGCAACCACCCGCAAGAAACCCTGTTGACCAAGGTGCGCGCCGTACCGGCCTTCGCGCCGCGGATGATCGGGGGGACCGCAGCCCGGACCGCTGATACGAATTGGTGGCTGCCGCACTGGGCGCGCCGCCGCGATTACCGGTTCGGACCGGGCAGCGATGTGGTCCAGGACCGGGGCCTCCACGGCGAGCTGCGCCGCCAGGGCGCGGGTGAAGCCGGTTCGGCGCGGGGTTGGTGACGTGGGGCCGGTGGACTCTCAGGAGCGACTGCGACGGACGGACGGTCTGCGGTACATCCGAGGTGCGGGCCCAGCGGGCGTTGGTCAACGAGGCACACCAGGGGTACCGGAGTGCACAAGTGCGCATCGGGAGGCAGGGGTGGCGTGCAGCGGCAGATGTCGGTGCACACTGGGGCGCGCCGGGGCACGCCGCGGCGTGCGTGTGCCTCCGCGCGCCTCCGGGGAGCCACGCGCGCCCTACCGGTGGCCGCGGGGCGACGGAAAGGATGAGCGCACCGCAGGTGAACCAGCTGATCCGCACCCCTGTCCTCGGCCGGGCGGGCATGCGGCGGAAGGAGCTCATGGTGTTGCTGCTCATCTCCCCGGACGGTGTCGAGGAAGCCCTCGACTGCGCGAAGGCTGCGGAACACCTCGACATCGTCGACGTCAAGAAGCCCGACGAGGGCTCGCTGGGAGCCAACTTCCCCTGGGTCATCCGGGAGATCCGCGACGCGGTGCCGGCGGACAAGCCGGTGTCCGCCACCGTGGGGGACGTGCCGTACAAGCCCGGCACGGTGGCGCAGGCCGCGCTCGGCGCGGTGGTCTCCGGCGCCACGTACATCAAGGTCGGCCTGTACGGCTGTACGACACCCGAGCAGGGCATCGAGGTCATGCGGGCGGTCGTCCGTGCGGTGAAGGATCACCGCCCCGAGGCGCTCGTGGTCGCCTCGGGCTACGCCGACGCCCACCGCATCGGCTGCGTCAACCCGCTCGCCCTGCCCGACATCGCCGCCCGCGCCGGTGCCGACGCGGCCATGCTGGACACCGCGATCAAGGACGGCACGCGGCTCTTCGACCACGTCCCGCCTGACGCCTGCGCCGAGTTCGTCCGGCGCGCCCACGCGTCCGGTCTGCTCGCCGCCCTCGCGGGCAGCGTCAAACAGGCCGATCTCGGTCCGCTGACCCGTATCGGCACGGACATCGTGGGCGTGCGAGGAGCGGTCTGCGCCGGCGGCGACCGCAACGTCGGGAGGATCCAGCCGCATCTGGTCGCCGCCTTCCGCGCCGAGATGGACCGGCAGGCCCGGGAACACGCCGTCGCCGCCCCGGCCGTGAGCTGACCACCCGGTGCCGACACCAGAAGCCGATCGCGCCCCCGGGCATCGCGGCACACGCTTCGCCGTCGTCGACCCGGCCACCGGGGAGGCCTTCGACGAGGCTCCCGACCAGCAGCCGGACGAGCTGGACGAGGCGGTCGCCCGGGCCGAGCGGGCCTGGCGCCGCTGGCGCGGCGACCGCGCCGCCCGCACCACCGCCCTGCGCGCTGCCGCCGACGCCGTGGAGACGGCCGGCGACGACCTCGCCCGGCTGCTCACGCGGGAACAGGGCAAGCCCCTGGCCGAGTCGTACGCCGAAATCGCCCGTACGGCGGCCCGGCTGCGCTACTTCGCCGACCTGGCCCCCAGGACCCGCCGGATCGACGACGGCCGACCCGTGCACAGCGAGGTCCGCTGGCGGCCCGTCGGGCCCGTCGCCGCGATCGTGCCGTGGAACTTCCCGCTCCAGCTCGCGGCGGCGAAGTTCGCGCCCGCCCTCGCGGCCGGCAACACCGTGGTCCTCAAACCGTCCCCTCACACCCCCCTCGCCACCCGGCTGCTCGCCCATGTCCTCGCCGCCGTCCTGCCCGAGGACGTCCTGACCGTCGTCACGGGCCGTGAACCCCTCGGTGCCCGGCTGGCCGCCCACCCGGGCATCCGTCACGTCACCTTCACCGGCTCGGTGCCCACCGGCCGGGCCGTCGCCGAGGGTGCGGCGGCCTCGCTCGCCCGGGTCACCCTGGAACTGGGCGGCAACGACGCCGCCGTCCTCCTGGACGACGTCGACGTGGACCGGATCGCGGACCGGCTGTTCTGGGCCGCGTTCCGCAACTGCGGGCAGGTCTGCATGGCGGTCAAACGCGTCTACGCCCCCGCCCGGCTCCACGCCGAGGTCGTCGAAGCCCTCGCCCAGCGCGCGAAGACCGTCACGGTCGGATCCGGACTCGACCCGGACACCCGGATCGGTCCGGTCAGTAACGCTTCCCAGCTGGCCCGGGTCGAGCAGGTCACGCGGCGGACGCTGGCGGCCGGCGCCCGGGCTGCGGCCGGCGGCCACCGGCTCGACGGAGCGGGCTACTTCTTCGCTCCCACGATCCTCACCGACGTCCCGCCCGACAGCCCGGTGGTGACCGAGGAACAGTTCGGACCGGTCCTGCCGGTGCTGCCGTACCGCAACCTCGACGAGGCCGTCCACGCGGCCAACGGCACCGGCTTCGGGCTGGGCGGCTCCGTCTGGGGCACCGATCTCGACCGGGCCGAGGCGGTGGCCGACCGGCTGGAATGCGGCACGGCCTGGATCAACCACCACGCCGAACTCTCCCTGGCCCAGCCCTTCGCGGGCGTCAAGGACAGCGGCGTCGGTGTCGCAGGCGGCCCGTGGGGCCTCTACGGCAACCTCCGGCCCTTCGTCGTCCACCGGCCGCGGGAGGAGGAGGCGTGACGAGGAGGTTCCAGGCGGCCGTCCTGCGCTCGTACGAGGACCCCTTCACGATCGAGGACGTGGCCCTGAGCGCGGAACCCGGCTCCGGCGAGATCCTGGTGCAGATCGCGGGAGCCGGGATGTGCCGTACCGACCTCGCGGTACGGCGATCGGCCGGCCGCAGCCCGCTCCCGGCGGTCCTCGGTCACGAGGGCGCCGGAGTGGTGGTGGCGACGGGCGGTGGCCCCGGTGTCGTGCTCGGCGTCGGCGACCACGTCGTGCTGAGCTTCGACTCCTGCGGACACTGCCGGAACTGCAGCGCCGCGGCCCCCGCCTACTGTGACTCCTTCGCCTCCCTCAACCTCTTCGGCGGGCGCGAGGAGGATCCGCCGCGGCTCACCGACGCGACCGGAAAGGGCCTGGCCCCCCGATGGTTCGGCCAGTCCTCCTTCGCCGCGTACGCCCTCGTCCCGGCCCGCAACGCCGTCCGGGTCGACCCCGCCCTGCCGGTCGAACTGCTCGGGCCGCTCGGCTGCGGCTTCCTCACCGGTGCCGGAGCCGTACTGAACACCTTTGCGGCAGGACCCGGCGACACCCTCGTGGTCCTCGGCGCGGGAGCGGTGGGCCTGGCCGCCGTGATGGCGGCCACCGCCGCCGGCGTGCGGACCGTGGCCGTCGACCGGCATCCCGAGCGGCTGGACCTGGCCGAACGGTTCGGTGCCACCCCGCTGTCCGCCGGACCGCACGGACTCCCCGAACGGATCCGCCGACTGACCGACGGCGGAGCCCAGTACGCCCTGGACACCACGGCCTCGGCCCCGCTCGTCAACGACGCGCTCCGAGCACTGCGCCCCACCGGCACCCTCGGCCTCGTGGCACGCCTCCACACCCCGCTGCCGCTCGAACCGGGCACGCTCGACGCAGGCCGGGGCATCCGCCACATCTGCGAAGGCGACGCGGTACCCGGACTGCTGATACCCCGGCTGACCGGCCTGTGGCAGGCCGGCCGCTTCCCCTTCGACCAACTGATCCGCACCTACCCGCTGGCCGACATCAACGAGGCCGAACGCGACTGCGACGCCGGCCGCGTGGTCAAACCCGTCCTGCTGCCGGAAAGAAGAGACCGATGAGCGAAACCTCCCTCACCAAGGATTCCCCCCACCGGGCCACCGGAGGAGAAACGGCCGCCACGGCGACCCGGCGGCCGGCTGATGCGGAAGGCGTGGACGCAGGTGTGGGGCTGACCGCCCTCCTGGTCGCCGCCGCCCGGGCGCTCGAGACCCACCGCCACGACAGCCTGGCCCAGGACGTACACGCCGAACACTTCGTACGCGCGGCCCCGGCGTGCGCGGACTGGCCGGTACGCATCGGGCAGGTCCCGGAGGGGGACGAGAACCCGCTGTGGGGCAGGTTCGCCCGCTACTTCGGGCTGCGGACCCGGGTCCTCGACGACTTCGTCCTCGGGTCGGTCCACGACGGCGCCCGTCAAGTGGTGTTGCTGGGCGCGGGACTTGATACGCGTGCCTTCCGGCTGGACCTGCCGTCCGACTGCGTCGTCTTCGAGATCGACAGGGCGGGTGTGCTGGCCTTCAAGCAGCAGGTGCTCACGGACCTGTCGGCCGCCCCGAGGGCGAAGCGCGTCCCGGTACCGGTCGACCTGCGCGCGGACTGGGTCACCGCGCTGACCTCCGCCGGCTTCGACCCCGGCGCACCGAGCGTCTGGCTGGCCGAGGGGCTGCTCTTCTACCTGCCGGCCACCGCCGAGACGTACCTCGTCGACAC contains these protein-coding regions:
- a CDS encoding aldehyde dehydrogenase family protein, which encodes MPTPEADRAPGHRGTRFAVVDPATGEAFDEAPDQQPDELDEAVARAERAWRRWRGDRAARTTALRAAADAVETAGDDLARLLTREQGKPLAESYAEIARTAARLRYFADLAPRTRRIDDGRPVHSEVRWRPVGPVAAIVPWNFPLQLAAAKFAPALAAGNTVVLKPSPHTPLATRLLAHVLAAVLPEDVLTVVTGREPLGARLAAHPGIRHVTFTGSVPTGRAVAEGAAASLARVTLELGGNDAAVLLDDVDVDRIADRLFWAAFRNCGQVCMAVKRVYAPARLHAEVVEALAQRAKTVTVGSGLDPDTRIGPVSNASQLARVEQVTRRTLAAGARAAAGGHRLDGAGYFFAPTILTDVPPDSPVVTEEQFGPVLPVLPYRNLDEAVHAANGTGFGLGGSVWGTDLDRAEAVADRLECGTAWINHHAELSLAQPFAGVKDSGVGVAGGPWGLYGNLRPFVVHRPREEEA
- a CDS encoding SAM-dependent methyltransferase: MSETSLTKDSPHRATGGETAATATRRPADAEGVDAGVGLTALLVAAARALETHRHDSLAQDVHAEHFVRAAPACADWPVRIGQVPEGDENPLWGRFARYFGLRTRVLDDFVLGSVHDGARQVVLLGAGLDTRAFRLDLPSDCVVFEIDRAGVLAFKQQVLTDLSAAPRAKRVPVPVDLRADWVTALTSAGFDPGAPSVWLAEGLLFYLPATAETYLVDTVDRLTTGGSALAFEAKLEKDLLAYRDSAIYTATREQIGIDLLDLFDLGPRPDSAGHLTARGWSTSVQTPFDFTRRHGRGPLPEPNDALEGNRWVFAHKPGP
- a CDS encoding (5-formylfuran-3-yl)methyl phosphate synthase; the protein is MLLLISPDGVEEALDCAKAAEHLDIVDVKKPDEGSLGANFPWVIREIRDAVPADKPVSATVGDVPYKPGTVAQAALGAVVSGATYIKVGLYGCTTPEQGIEVMRAVVRAVKDHRPEALVVASGYADAHRIGCVNPLALPDIAARAGADAAMLDTAIKDGTRLFDHVPPDACAEFVRRAHASGLLAALAGSVKQADLGPLTRIGTDIVGVRGAVCAGGDRNVGRIQPHLVAAFRAEMDRQAREHAVAAPAVS
- a CDS encoding NAD(P)-dependent alcohol dehydrogenase; its protein translation is MTRRFQAAVLRSYEDPFTIEDVALSAEPGSGEILVQIAGAGMCRTDLAVRRSAGRSPLPAVLGHEGAGVVVATGGGPGVVLGVGDHVVLSFDSCGHCRNCSAAAPAYCDSFASLNLFGGREEDPPRLTDATGKGLAPRWFGQSSFAAYALVPARNAVRVDPALPVELLGPLGCGFLTGAGAVLNTFAAGPGDTLVVLGAGAVGLAAVMAATAAGVRTVAVDRHPERLDLAERFGATPLSAGPHGLPERIRRLTDGGAQYALDTTASAPLVNDALRALRPTGTLGLVARLHTPLPLEPGTLDAGRGIRHICEGDAVPGLLIPRLTGLWQAGRFPFDQLIRTYPLADINEAERDCDAGRVVKPVLLPERRDR